Part of the Oryzias melastigma strain HK-1 linkage group LG24, ASM292280v2, whole genome shotgun sequence genome, CCAGCTATCAAGGCTAAGTGGGCCCAAATGGTtttaaagtggcagaaaatgtggccccgaatgagtttgtccacagtttctgtggtgaccccacctgtatttacccacattggcttaagtggacactgaGTGGGTATggcttgctacgctagccagccggtCGTTGGACAGAGCAGTGTGCTaccgagctccactgtattgagctagcgagcttcgatgtagcgagctagtgagctccactgtagtgggCTCTGTTATGGCAAGCTAGCATGCTGGCAAACTCatctgtatcaagctagcaatcTCCGCTTTAGCATACTAGCAAGCTCatctgtattaagctagcgagctccgctgtagcatgctagcaagctcatatgtattgagctagcaagtttCACTGTAGCATGTTATTAAGTTCATCTGTGtggagctcctctgtagcgagctagtgagctccattgtattGAGCTGGCGAAGtcccctgtagcatgctagcaagctctgctgtagcatgatAGCAAACTCATATGtgtcaagctagcgagctccactgtagcatgctagcagctcATTTGTATCgattgtaaaatgtaaaatgtttgtatccattgtagcatgctagaaaGCTCACCCATAGCGAGTTAGTGAACTCCGCTGCTAGCTAGCAAGCTTCGATGTAATAACctagtgagctccactatagcatgctagtgagcttgTCTGTATCAAGCAAGTGAGTTTTGGTGTATCGACCTAGCGAGATCCGTTGTATTGAGCTGGAGAGTTCCCCTATAAccagctagcaagctctgctttaGCATGCtcatctgtagcgagctagtgagctccgttgTATTGAGCTGTCGAGGTGCTCTGTAGCCAGCTAACAAGCTCCACTTTAGCACGCTAGCAAGCACATCTGTAGCAAACTCCTTtatagcgagctagtgagctccgttATATGAGCTGGCGAGGTCCCCTGTACCATGCTAGTAAACTACGCTGTAGTATACTAGCAAGCTCATCTGtgttgagctagcgagctccactgtagcatgctaataaGTTCATCTAAATCGACCTAGTGAGCTCCGCAGTAGTGAGCTAGCTAGCTTGGATGTAACGAGCAACGAGCTGCACTACCGCATGTTGGTGAGCTTGCCTGTATCGAGTGAGTGAGCTTTGCAAGCTAGCGAGGCCCGTTGTATTGAGCTGCAGAGTTCCCCTGTAGCCAGCTAGCAAGCTATGCTTTAGCATACTcatctgtagcatgctagcgagctccgttttAGCATGATAGCAAGTTTCTCTGTAGCGAGGTTCCCTGTAGccagctagcgagctccgctttagcatgctagcaagctcatctGTAGCGAGCTAAACCACTGAGTTTCCATTTAAGTCAATGTAGCAAACACAGttgggaccaccacagaaactgtggacaaacccattcaaggcccacattttctgaccattaaaccatatggggcccacttagCCTTGTTGGCTGGGATTTGATACTTAAAGAGAgttgaacatattttaaatacaaagaaaactgataaaaaaaaaaaagcagcagtagCAGAGCAGTGAATGACATGGCAACAAGAAATAATGGAAGACAGACAATTACCAAGTGAAATGCCGGTCTTTTATTCCTGGTTTCTCTGGCAGTGTGTGTGGAGTGCCAATCAAAGAAATGTCAGTGCATTAATCAGATGTTTATGAGGCTCCATTAGCCTATGCAACTCCTCCGCACGGGGAGAGAAACCGGGCAAAAAGAGCCTTCCATCTGGCACAAGGAAAATTAAAGACATCCACAGAGAAAATCCAAACAATGCATTTAGCACTTTACAGGAGATGCTTCTCATAGCACTCTCAGAGCTGTGATGAATATGCCGTTTCACTCGTTCCTCGGAGAAACGAATGCAAAACACCTCGCTGCAGGAGCAGAGCGTGATCAGTCGGATTTAACACTGTTAGAAGGTTAAGCTGATTTCTTTTCACACCACATGCAAAAAGAAGCCCGGCTTTGTGCGTTGCAACAGCAGAAAGATGCCATTGTTCTCTTTCCTTTCCACTGCATACAAATGGAGTTTGATGTTAGGCTACTGACAAATAAACCTAAATGgacaaataaagtgtttttaaaaggatCTTCTgatgaaacatgttttaaatgctttttttataaaaataattgtgcAAAATCTTACTTACTATCTGCTTGacaagttgaataaaaaatgtgatcatgtaAATTTAAAGAATAATCTGTTTAAAGTAGAGTGACAAAACTATCTATTAATGAGACActtaatgttaaataaatataaatactaaaagatgttcacattttaagcaatgaatgcattttattaGTCCCTTTTCTCAAAGTCCTGAAAATAAGTGATCTATCAAGGCAAACTAGAGGGAAATCAAGTCTATCATAGGACTATTTAATACTcacttttgcaaatattttgcaaagtcctaaccaggggtctgcaacctgaggctccagagccacatgcagctcttttacACCTTCATTGGGACATTCTGGATGAAtgagaaagaacattttttaaattaaaaaaataacttacaaATCAAGCAAAACATTACTGTCAGATACGTCAAATTTCCCTCAACTCATTCCCAAACAGTTGAAGCAGAGTACTCCACGAGATTGCAGTAGCTGTGATCTTCTCAAAGTTCATCTAAGAGTGCGGTTTTTAAAGTCAccctaaaacattttgaaagatatttcagtgcaaaaaaaatcaattggagGACAGTAAGCAAAACCAAAATTCATACTGGATTAtaaagtagatttaaaaaaaaaatgattttcttttttttttgtttaaagcacCCTATTgtatgaaaaatacagtaatgaTTTGtaaattagctctgatttaattttagttggTTAGGTTTATAAACTTATGGCTTGGAGCAGGTGTGGGGGACCACAGATGATCACGTGTAACCTAATGTAATTTCACTGTAAAACGTAGAGATTTTACTTTCAGGCAGTGTGTGGACAGCGAAGGGGTCCTgaaatgagatgtttttttgtgatgtgtTAGCGCGAGAGAGAGCGAGAGTTGGAGATGACTGAAGGCGCACGTGTAATAGCGAAAGTCGCGAGTCCCGAGCTGTAAGttcaagaaaaattaaagaaagttcTGAAAACCCACGCACGTCTTGATGAGCATCATTCAAGAGTGTGCAACACAGGGATCTGTAACCCCTctgttgtggctctttggttcaaataaaatgttttgaaaaaatcttaaaaattaagTGTATaggaaaaagtaaataagtagtgaagttaaaaaagtaaattaacagaagttttatttaactcattCTCAAACAGTTAAAGGACGGTAGGAAATATTCAACAACGGCAGTCGTAATTCTAaatcaatcctttgtagtttatcaacgtcATTCTGACACACTTGGACTGaatttttagcttcatttatcacataaaataatttaagcgCAAAAGAATTAAAGCTACGTTaaattataaagcagattttctatttttgactcaaggatttaaagtgtgcctaatggttttaatatatggtaggGGTCAattcattagctctgatttagtttttgttggttatgtttatacatttgtggctgaaatgcacctgaaacagtaaaattaacagttttttaatcattgatgactttacattcctactgcatttgctgtattgacatgatcctatggtgaaggatgtcttttattttgacaggaaGTCATGcagttaaactattttatttatttatttatttaaaaaaaaagctattttctcttcatttttatattacatttaggcaaaaaaaaaaaaagaaaaaaaaacacaatagtttatgtaaatgtatcatgtcagtagcaaaaccataaatatgtcctactgggttttggttgcTGACTTGATGCTATGTTGCtatgatgtattttattttgaaaggaagtcatgtgaacctctCTCAAAAGCtgtaaactatttcatatttattaaagaaaaaaaatgctattttctatCTACTGTATAtgttatttatgccaaaaacaccataaaaataatgcaaaacattgttttgtgtttctaatgGGTGAAGTAAGACTTTGTGCTTCTTATTGGTTaaggtcagtgagaaatcaacatGAAtgactctttaagtgttgaagttCCAGACCTCTGttctaacatttttattgttatttacaagtttttttccccccagactCACCGGTTTAAGACTGAAATAACCTCTTCCTAAACGTTTTTCATGGGTGTCCTAATAGAAACATcactaacacattttttattttgttttttttttatctgaaatacATTTGGAAGAAGAAGTTAATGACTGACAGTGTCATATTTTTACACAGACAATGTCAGACATGGAAGAGCAGGTAACAGAGACGTCTGCCTGACTTTTTCCTCCTGGATTTGTGTTGCTGTGTCATCATCACGCATGTTTGCACcttacaagaaaagaaaaaccccTTAAGAATTGTGTTTGATGCATTTATTTGAACATATGTGTTGCTTCGTAGAGGCAAAGCTCTGAACGGTGAGCTGCTTTAGCCCTGATGCATGTTTTATccctgttttttaacatttttttctgtaatctgTGCTTCGTATGATGCTTCTTTTGTCACCGTGTCTCCTCTGTGAAGGTCTCCCACCTCCTTCTGCCATTGCCAGAAAAGCTTTGAGGTCTAGAGGCAAGTGGAACGCACATCCTTACATGGATCAAACGTGGAACTAATGATGcttttctgtttattctttTACAAATCAACTTGAAACACAGAAACGTAATTATTGTGTCTGTGCAGATAAAGACGATTAAATGTGGCTCCCTTCTgtgcctgtttttctttttttttcttcagttggGGCTCGGGTCGTAAAATCAAGACCTGCTGAAATCCACGGCGACTCGACAGCTCAAGAGGGAAATGATTGGCTGGACGTGATGTGGACGTTCGTAACCGGTTTGGTAGCtcctgatgaggaggaggaaggtaTTCACCAGCTCACTGAAACCCTCACATGTAAGAAAATGTCCCACACCCATCCAAAtgtccaacatgaatttctcaAAACTCGCCTGCTAAATACAAAGCTTGGAtgcttttattatttcctttcatatttttctgaatGCTTATTGGCTGTTGAGGAATTCagtcctttcagaataaaagatcaGAGTGATGTGGcataaaaatgcagctttaatggaaaaattgaatgaaaaatgctgtttgattttggtttaaaatggtaataaatcatttatgtcagtctatatatatatataaaaaaagctgaactgATTCTTATTGGCtgagcaaaaaaatgcatttacagCTAAAACATAGAAggagaaagtaaaaagaaactagTCAATGATTTGCAATTGTCAGTAATTTGGATGTCAATCATTTACAGCTGAAATATACTGAATTCtggaatattttggctaaaacgtattttcttttttcagctttgcaCTCAGAAGAGCTCTGAAGAAGCAGGAAATGTGGACTGCAATGAAGAAGAGAGAGTCTAAAAGGAAAGCGAAGGATATAAGAGGCAGAGAGACGGAGATATTAACATTATTACTCTAATACCATATAataacattctttttttctctcaatctGTAATTTGACCAATAAAATCTACCAAATTGATGACTTGAGTGatgttttattcttgaaaaaagtTATATTCTCAATGTATTCTGgattaaaacatgtttcattgTAGGAGATCTTTCTAtatttgtgcatgtttgtgttttaactcAGGAATAGTTTGTGTTAAATCTGCAAAAGTGCAACTTTCTGTTTGTATCTTATCTTGGGTTTCATACTAATTTCTTATTCAGCTTTCAGAACTGTAAAGACTAAACTAAATTGTTGACTAGTCCAAGTAAACGTGAGTTCAAAACtaaccaaactaaaataacacaaagtaaAGTTAAGCATGATTTAACCCATTGAaagatgaatttatttttacgcTATGAAGCTCTTAcaccacacgtgtcaaagtcaaagcccgggggccagatccggccctccaggtaattctatccggccctccagatcattttatttattgttattaatggtccgatgttatcatGCGTAtatttccaacttgtataatgttgacaaaatatatttttatggatagtAACTGTCaagaacaggcagacagctggatccaagtgcagcaggtttattcggCGCAGGCAGGGCAACAGGCGtgatgcacagctaaaagtccacaaaactaaatcagggtcaggcaggcaggggtcaagcaccagcatgagggcatcagaggagaagcagagtagtcaggatccaggcgaggttcagggcaggcggcaggcaatcagagggtcagagacagaagatcaggtccaggtataaacgctcggtaatgaaggcagggtggcacaaacaaatacttcgcagagagtgtggctctgtgtgctgcttaagaagcaggtgggtgattgtgtgattggagacagctgagcaggaaccaggaactgagggctggggcttctgggagatgaagtgcagatgaggctcaggagagttttagaattcaggcgatggctccctctggtggtctgagggaaaaacagactgattcatgacagtaacatattgaaaattatttaaggtttaagttgatttattctggaataatattcctgcctttttattattcataattatgttaaaaagttacagttttaaagttttaaaaattggcattctgatagctttttggaatattttactaagatttttttaggctattttgaagtttagctatatttcagctacatgctagctgttttggctagcatatgtttttttaagctaatttgtcatttagctaatattttatctgactatcaatttcagcatctttagctatcagcactattaTCTTCAGTTGCCATATTCTTCTTActgcattcacattagcattattgcaggtaatgcgatatttctagttcataattatgttaaaaagttacggttttaaaattttaaaaatgttgttctaGTGTGctcaataaacgtttatcctgttagcacaaggggccaaaatccaaaacaaaccttaggtcgtgggccgaagatgataagcatttattgaatactctaaaactacttgtttaagctttaaaaacaacttcttaacataattatgaactagatacatagtattacctgtgataatgctagtgtgaatgctgtaagatgaatttggccgctgaagatgctagtgctgatagctgtagatgcagaaattgatagctaaaaacactgaagctgatagcttaaatcactgaagttaatagccgaaaatgctgaagttgatagacagctaaaatattagttaaatgccaaattcccctaaaaaaaaaaaaaaaaaaacttagattagtcaaaacagctagcgtgtagcttaaatattagctaaacttcaaaagagccaaaaaaaactgaaaaaaggcctaaattagtcataacagctagcatgtagcggaagtatgacctaaactccaaaatagccttaaaaaaatcttagtaaatgccaaaatagtccaaaaaggtagcagaattactttttttatatttaaaactttagctttttatcataacaatgaataaaaacaagcaggaatattattccagaataaatcaacttaaaccataaaaaaacgttcaatattttactctgcataaagatatattttgtcaaaaatatagaactttgaaatgagcacaagataacaataaaataaaatgacctggagggccggatagaattacccagagggccggatctggcccctgggccttgactttgacacatgtggtggAGACATTGAGTGTTTAAGATACAAAGAAAAAGGCTTTGTGGGAGATATCGCCACAccagaaatctttttttctgtgtttatgttatCATAAAATCATCTCCTTTATTCCGTCTCTGTTACCTCAAAAGGGAAACTGAAGCAAAGGTCTCTAGTAGAACATACGAGCAGAATCCCCCCAATTCCTTCAGCATGGAGAGCAGGTTCAACAGTGACCGCTGTGGTCTTGCTTCTggtatcaaagaaaaaaatggtagtcAATTTCATCAGCAAGATAATTTAATGGAGTAAGGTGAGTAATGTAAGGTGGGTAATGTTTGAGtaattgacagaaaatactGACACACACATGGACTCACAAATACCTGCTCTTTCATTCCCGGCAGTAAAAGCTATGAATAATGGATCCCGGTTTTTCTTGGCCTGAGGGAGaagcttttaaacataatttgttGCCTTAATTTATTTACCCAACCTGGCTACACCAACCCTGAGGGTGGATGTGTTTCAGGACCGGACCAGAAGAAGGACGCAATGAGTTTATAACACACATTTAGGCTACATGGAAACGGAAAAACAATCAATCACAACAATTAGTTCTacctttaattttaataaatgtgtataaaataaaataaaaagggtgTGCCACTTTTTACTCAAATCATGTGAAAGTGACCCATTTAAGTGTTTCTTTCCAGTGGAGTACGTAAATGCAATAAACAGTGAAGCCACCATGATGCACATTTTAAACTTACTGATTCGTCTTCCTCTGTGTCTTTTGGAGGCTCCCAGTAGGGATGGCCACAGTGAATCATCTGCCTTTATCTAAAAATGGAAGACTTCTCTATTCCTTAGACCTCCTCTCTTTTTTCAAGATCTTCTTTAGCAGTCCAAACTATGCCCCCACTTATCCTAAACACGTCTTCCTCGCTTCATCTTTACTGGTCTTTGCCTCCTGCCCCACAACAATTCTCCAACATTTCCTTATTCATCAGCTCTTTAACATTCTTCTGTCCTGTCATTGTCCAGCTCTATTTCAGCTATCTGAGATTCATCATAAGCCTCTCTATCTGTCTTCCTTTATTCCAGATGACGCTCAAATGCCTCGTTTTCACTGACAGGACTGGACTTCCATTGCAAAATAGACCcgttaagcaggaccgactggtaccaaTTCTGAAAAATTGGATTGGACCCGTGAGGGCGGACCTTCTGTTGTCACACGATGTgatccattgattggtggaaaggttttaagACAACAGGAGGCTTCTGACCAGCGCTTTTTAAACTTTGCTATTATATTTTTCCTTCTATGCTCCTCTCTTTTCTAGTAAAATGAGTTGACCTCTGACATTTCCATTCTTCTAGTTTACTCCACAACTTCTGTGCTTCTACAATTTTGTCCAGAACTCTAAACTCGTCCGTTAAAGTCCACTCCAATCACCACTCTGACACATTCTCAGCAAACCCTTTCTTCAGAATGACTCCTGTTCTAGTCCTCTTTTCCTCCCCACCATGA contains:
- the LOC112157651 gene encoding triadin isoform X4; the protein is MSHQTSSGEAASPSKSSQRSFVEEVMLTFSNPMAWLLVVALVITWSAVAVVLFDLLDYKTLTDNVRHGRAGLPPPSAIARKALRSRVGARVVKSRPAEIHGDSTAQEGNDWLDVMWTFVTGLVAPDEEEEGIHQLTETLTSLHSEEL
- the LOC112157651 gene encoding triadin isoform X5 codes for the protein MSHQTSSGEAASPSKSSQRSFVEEVMLTFSNPMAWLLVVALVITWSAVAVVLFDLLDYKTLTGLPPPSAIARKALRSRVGARVVKSRPAEIHGDSTAQEGNDWLDVMWTFVTGLVAPDEEEEGIHQLTETLTSLHSEEL
- the LOC112157651 gene encoding uncharacterized protein LOC112157651 isoform X1 gives rise to the protein MSHQTSSGEAASPSKSSQRSFVEEVMLTFSNPMAWLLVVALVITWSAVAVVLFDLLDYKTLTDYTSYCDDPVCLSPDNVRHGRAGLPPPSAIARKALRSRVGARVVKSRPAEIHGDSTAQEGNDWLDVMWTFVTGLVAPDEEEEGIHQLTETLTSLHSEEL
- the LOC112157651 gene encoding triadin isoform X2; the protein is MSHQTSSGEAASPSKSSQRSFVEEVMLTFSNPMAWLLVVALVITWSAVAVVLFDLLDYKTLTDYTSYCDDPVCLSPGLPPPSAIARKALRSRVGARVVKSRPAEIHGDSTAQEGNDWLDVMWTFVTGLVAPDEEEEGIHQLTETLTSLHSEEL
- the LOC112157651 gene encoding uncharacterized protein LOC112157651 isoform X3; translated protein: MSHQTSSGEAASPSKSSQRSFVEEVMLTFSNPMAWLLVVALVITWSAVAVVLFDLLDYKTLTDYTSYCDDPVCLSPDNVRHGRAGLPPPSAIARKALRSRVGARVVKSRPAEIHGDSTAQEGNDWLDVMWTFVTGLVAPDEEEEALHSEEL